In one Agrobacterium tumefaciens genomic region, the following are encoded:
- a CDS encoding YggT family protein — MLALFQTIDLALNLYTWVLIASAIFSWLYAFNVINSRNQFVNAIGSFLVNVTEPALRPIRRILPNLGGIDISPIILLLIIFFIRSFMWNTLYPMTV, encoded by the coding sequence ATGCTTGCCCTGTTTCAGACCATCGATCTGGCCTTGAACCTCTATACGTGGGTGCTGATTGCCAGCGCTATTTTTTCCTGGCTTTACGCCTTCAACGTCATCAATTCCCGCAACCAGTTCGTGAACGCCATAGGGAGTTTCCTGGTCAACGTCACGGAACCGGCCCTGCGCCCCATTCGCCGCATTCTGCCCAATCTCGGCGGTATCGACATTTCGCCGATCATCCTGCTGCTGATCATCTTCTTCATCCGCTCCTTCATGTGGAACACGCTCTATCCGATGACCGTTTGA
- a CDS encoding DUF167 domain-containing protein — MSGPWQKHHDHVRLPVRLTPNGGRDAIDGVEQDADGNAHLKIRVSAVPEGGKANKALIVLLAKKLGLPKSSITFISGETARKKILRIDTDPEDFEKLFKNLEASTRCLHKAQR, encoded by the coding sequence TTGAGCGGCCCCTGGCAAAAGCACCATGATCATGTCCGCCTGCCTGTTCGCCTCACACCGAATGGCGGGCGGGATGCGATTGACGGCGTGGAACAGGATGCGGACGGAAACGCGCATCTGAAGATACGCGTCAGCGCCGTGCCCGAAGGCGGCAAGGCGAACAAGGCCCTCATTGTTTTGCTGGCGAAAAAGCTGGGCCTGCCCAAATCTTCCATCACCTTCATTTCAGGCGAAACGGCGCGCAAAAAAATCCTCCGGATCGATACCGACCCGGAGGATTTCGAAAAGCTTTTTAAAAATCTGGAAGCATCGACCCGATGCTTACACAAAGCCCAGCGCTGA
- the ppa gene encoding inorganic diphosphatase yields MRIDAISVGKNPPDDVNVIVEVPVGGHPIKYEMDKDAGALVVDRFLYTPMTYPGNYGFVPHTLSDDGDPIDVLICNTRPLVPGCVINVRPIGVMIMEDDGGKDEKILAVPVPKLTRRYDKVHNYTDLPEITLKQIEHFFEHYKDLEPGKWVKMGGWQDVDVAKKLIVEAIERYKAQG; encoded by the coding sequence ATGCGTATCGATGCAATTTCCGTAGGCAAGAATCCGCCGGATGACGTGAATGTCATCGTTGAAGTGCCGGTCGGTGGCCATCCGATCAAGTACGAGATGGACAAGGATGCGGGTGCGCTGGTCGTCGATCGCTTCCTCTACACGCCGATGACCTATCCGGGTAACTATGGTTTCGTGCCGCACACGCTGTCTGACGATGGCGACCCGATCGACGTTCTCATCTGCAACACCCGTCCGCTGGTTCCGGGCTGCGTGATCAATGTTCGCCCCATCGGCGTCATGATCATGGAAGATGACGGCGGTAAGGATGAGAAGATTCTGGCCGTGCCGGTTCCGAAGCTGACGCGCCGCTACGACAAGGTCCACAACTACACCGACCTGCCGGAAATCACGCTGAAGCAGATCGAGCACTTCTTCGAGCACTACAAGGATCTGGAGCCCGGCAAGTGGGTGAAGATGGGCGGCTGGCAGGATGTCGACGTTGCCAAGAAGCTGATCGTTGAAGCCATCGAGCGCTACAAGGCACAGGGCTGA
- a CDS encoding GNAT family N-acetyltransferase, whose translation MKTLSIDVRRAEPHDARAISEAHRLSWQQAYAGLIPHRPLTQMLERRGEIWWKKATKGSATMLVVEVAGVVAGYATLGLSRARGLPHDGEIYELYLRPEYQGIGLGSLLFTEARRLLTSLGCNGIVVWCLEDSDVANRFFRSHGGRDIAEGMEDFGGKSLRKVGFVWN comes from the coding sequence ATGAAAACGTTATCCATCGATGTTCGCCGTGCTGAACCGCATGATGCGCGCGCCATCTCCGAGGCGCACCGTCTGTCGTGGCAACAGGCCTATGCCGGGCTAATCCCGCACAGGCCGTTGACGCAGATGCTGGAGCGCCGCGGCGAAATCTGGTGGAAGAAGGCGACCAAAGGATCCGCCACCATGCTGGTGGTGGAAGTGGCCGGTGTGGTTGCCGGATATGCGACGCTGGGCCTCAGCCGGGCGCGCGGGCTGCCGCATGATGGCGAGATTTACGAGCTTTATCTGCGCCCGGAATATCAGGGCATCGGGCTTGGCTCCCTGTTGTTCACGGAGGCGCGCCGGCTGCTGACGTCGCTCGGCTGCAACGGTATCGTCGTCTGGTGCCTTGAAGACAGCGATGTCGCCAATCGTTTTTTCCGCTCGCATGGCGGCCGCGATATTGCAGAAGGCATGGAAGACTTCGGCGGCAAATCACTGCGCAAAGTCGGTTTCGTCTGGAACTGA
- the typA gene encoding translational GTPase TypA, whose translation MALRNIAIIAHVDHGKTTLVDELLKQSGSFRDNQRVAERVMDSNDLEKERGITILAKATSVEWKGVRINIVDTPGHADFGGEVERILSMVDGAIVLVDSSEGPMPQTKFVVSKALKVGLRPIVAINKIDRPDGRHEEVINEVFDLFANLDATDEQLDFPILYGSGRDGWMNVNPEGPKDQGLAPLLDLVLEHVPEPKVEEGPFRLIGTILEANNFLGRIITGRIASGSIKPNQAVKVLGQDGKVIENGRISKILAFRGIERTSIEEAHAGDIVAIAGLSKGTVADTFCDPSVTEAMTAQPIDPPTVTMSFIVNDSPLAGTEGDKVTSRVIRDRLFKEAEGNVALKIEEAEGKDSFFVSGRGELQLAVLIETMRREGFELAVSRPRVVMHKDENGTLLEPIEEVVIDVDEEHSGVVVQKMSERKAEMAELRPSGGNRVRLKFYAPTRGLIGYQSELLTDTRGTAIMNRLFHDYQPFKGQIAGRVNGVLLSNGSGEAVAYAMFNLEDRGPMIIEPGEKVYAGMIIGIHSRDNDLEVNVLKGKQLTNIRAAGKDEAVKLTPPIRMTLDRALSWIQDDELMEVTPKSIRLRKMFLDANDRKRFEKAKLAV comes from the coding sequence ATGGCACTTCGCAACATCGCGATCATCGCGCACGTTGACCATGGAAAAACGACGCTCGTGGACGAGCTTCTGAAGCAGTCCGGCTCGTTCCGCGACAACCAGCGTGTCGCCGAGCGCGTGATGGATAGCAACGATCTCGAAAAGGAACGTGGCATCACCATTCTCGCCAAGGCGACCTCGGTGGAGTGGAAGGGTGTCCGCATCAACATCGTCGACACCCCCGGCCACGCCGACTTCGGCGGCGAAGTCGAGCGTATCCTGTCGATGGTGGACGGTGCGATCGTTCTGGTCGATAGCTCGGAAGGCCCGATGCCGCAGACCAAGTTCGTGGTCAGCAAGGCGCTGAAGGTCGGTCTTCGCCCGATCGTCGCGATCAACAAGATCGACCGTCCGGATGGCCGCCACGAAGAAGTCATCAACGAAGTCTTCGACCTCTTCGCAAACCTCGACGCCACCGACGAGCAGCTCGATTTCCCGATCCTCTACGGTTCCGGCCGTGACGGCTGGATGAACGTTAACCCGGAAGGCCCGAAGGATCAGGGTCTTGCGCCGCTGCTCGATCTGGTTCTCGAACATGTTCCGGAGCCCAAGGTTGAAGAAGGTCCGTTCCGCCTGATCGGCACCATCCTTGAAGCCAACAACTTCCTCGGCCGCATCATCACCGGCCGCATCGCTTCCGGTTCCATCAAGCCGAACCAGGCGGTGAAGGTTCTCGGCCAGGACGGCAAGGTTATTGAAAACGGCCGTATCTCGAAGATCCTCGCATTCCGCGGCATTGAGCGCACGTCAATCGAAGAAGCCCATGCCGGCGACATCGTCGCCATTGCAGGCCTCTCCAAGGGTACTGTTGCCGACACCTTCTGTGACCCCTCCGTCACCGAGGCGATGACCGCGCAGCCGATCGACCCGCCGACCGTTACCATGTCGTTCATCGTCAACGACAGCCCGCTGGCTGGCACCGAAGGCGACAAGGTCACGAGCCGCGTTATCCGTGACCGTCTGTTCAAGGAAGCCGAAGGCAACGTTGCGCTGAAGATCGAAGAAGCCGAAGGCAAGGATTCGTTCTTCGTTTCCGGCCGTGGCGAATTGCAGCTGGCGGTTCTGATCGAAACCATGCGTCGCGAAGGCTTCGAGCTTGCCGTTTCGCGTCCGCGCGTCGTGATGCACAAGGATGAGAACGGCACCCTGCTGGAGCCGATCGAAGAAGTCGTGATCGACGTTGACGAAGAGCATTCCGGCGTCGTCGTTCAGAAGATGTCCGAGCGCAAGGCTGAAATGGCCGAGCTTCGTCCTTCCGGCGGCAATCGCGTTCGTCTGAAGTTCTATGCACCGACCCGTGGCCTGATCGGCTACCAGTCGGAGCTTTTGACCGACACCCGCGGCACGGCGATCATGAACCGTCTGTTCCACGACTATCAGCCCTTCAAGGGCCAGATTGCCGGCCGCGTGAACGGCGTTCTCTTGTCGAACGGTTCGGGCGAAGCTGTGGCTTATGCCATGTTCAACCTGGAAGATCGCGGCCCGATGATCATCGAGCCGGGTGAAAAGGTCTATGCCGGCATGATCATCGGTATTCACTCTCGCGATAACGATCTCGAAGTGAACGTGCTGAAGGGCAAGCAGCTAACCAACATCCGCGCTGCCGGCAAGGATGAAGCCGTGAAGCTGACGCCGCCGATCCGCATGACGCTCGATCGCGCGCTTTCCTGGATTCAGGACGACGAGCTGATGGAAGTGACGCCGAAGTCCATCCGTCTGCGCAAGATGTTCCTGGACGCCAACGATCGCAAGCGTTTCGAAAAGGCCAAGCTCGCTGTCTGA
- a CDS encoding M3 family metallopeptidase, which yields MPSKTVAYPALVTWNGHNGLPKFDAVKDEDFGPAFEAALLSHEQEIDAIAGNVQAPTFENTVTALEIAGDELSRISALFWNRAGAHTNSAIQALEREIAPKMSRHYSKIGMNEALFKRIDTLWDERDALGLTGEEKRVLERHWKGFVRSGAKLQKDRQERLAAINEELAGLGAKFGQNVLADEKSWKLLLSAEEELAGIPGFLRDAMAGAAREYGEDGKFAVTLSRSIIEPFLTFSERRDLREQAFKAWVARGENGGETDNRDTVHRTLELREEKAKLLGYRNFAAYKLDDTMAKTPDAVNSLLGQVWEKAVARAGEEEGELAAIITQEGKNHDVMPWDWRHYAEKLRAQKFNFSEAELKPYLQLEKIIEACFDVANRLFGIRAVEIKDVAAYHPDVRVFEIRDDKGDLKAMFLGDYFARPSKRSGAWMSSFQSQHKLPLKNGIVGEIPIIYNVCNFAKPAEGKPALLSLDDARTLFHEFGHALHGMLSDVTYPSVSGTGVSRDFVELPSQLYEHWLTVPEILEKYALHYETGASMPKELLDKVLAAQTFNAGFSTVEFTSSAIVDMAFHTRESVSDPMAVQGEVLSALNMPKSIVMRHATPHFQHVFSGDGYSAGYYSYMWSEVLDADAFSAFEETGNPFDGEMARKLKDNIYSVGGSIDPEEAYLAFRGKMPSPDAMLLKRGLV from the coding sequence ATGCCATCCAAGACCGTCGCTTATCCCGCACTCGTTACCTGGAACGGTCATAACGGTCTGCCAAAATTCGATGCGGTCAAGGATGAGGATTTCGGCCCCGCCTTCGAAGCTGCGCTTCTGTCTCACGAACAGGAAATCGATGCGATTGCCGGCAATGTTCAGGCGCCCACCTTCGAAAATACCGTGACCGCACTCGAAATCGCGGGCGATGAGCTTTCCCGTATTTCGGCCCTGTTCTGGAACAGGGCAGGGGCGCACACCAATAGCGCCATTCAGGCGCTGGAGCGGGAAATCGCGCCGAAAATGTCACGACATTATTCGAAGATCGGCATGAACGAGGCCCTGTTCAAACGTATCGACACGCTGTGGGACGAGCGAGATGCGCTTGGCCTGACGGGCGAGGAGAAGCGGGTTCTCGAGCGACACTGGAAGGGTTTCGTGCGCTCCGGCGCCAAGCTGCAGAAAGACCGCCAGGAGCGTCTTGCGGCGATCAATGAGGAACTTGCCGGTCTTGGTGCGAAATTCGGGCAGAATGTGCTGGCGGATGAAAAGAGCTGGAAGCTGCTGCTCTCCGCAGAAGAGGAACTTGCCGGCATTCCCGGTTTCCTGCGTGATGCGATGGCGGGTGCCGCCCGCGAGTATGGTGAGGACGGCAAATTCGCCGTCACCCTTTCCCGCTCCATCATCGAACCTTTCCTCACCTTTTCCGAGCGCCGTGATTTGCGCGAACAGGCCTTCAAGGCATGGGTGGCGCGTGGTGAAAACGGCGGCGAAACCGACAATCGCGATACCGTTCATCGCACGCTGGAGCTGCGTGAGGAAAAAGCAAAGCTACTCGGCTACAGGAATTTCGCGGCCTACAAACTGGACGACACGATGGCGAAAACGCCGGATGCCGTGAACAGCCTTCTGGGACAGGTCTGGGAAAAGGCCGTGGCACGCGCCGGCGAGGAAGAGGGAGAGCTTGCCGCTATCATCACGCAGGAGGGCAAGAACCACGATGTCATGCCCTGGGACTGGCGCCATTATGCGGAAAAGCTGCGAGCGCAGAAATTCAACTTCTCCGAGGCTGAATTGAAGCCCTATCTGCAGCTGGAAAAAATCATCGAGGCCTGTTTCGATGTGGCCAACCGGCTCTTCGGAATTCGCGCCGTCGAGATCAAGGATGTCGCTGCCTATCATCCGGATGTGCGGGTTTTCGAAATCCGCGACGACAAGGGTGATCTGAAAGCGATGTTCCTTGGCGATTATTTCGCCCGTCCTTCCAAGCGTTCCGGCGCGTGGATGAGTTCTTTCCAGTCGCAGCACAAGTTGCCCCTGAAGAACGGCATCGTTGGCGAAATACCGATCATCTACAATGTCTGCAATTTCGCAAAACCGGCCGAGGGCAAGCCTGCGCTGCTATCGCTTGACGATGCGCGCACGCTGTTTCATGAATTTGGCCACGCCCTGCACGGCATGCTGTCTGATGTCACCTATCCTTCCGTTTCGGGAACGGGCGTCTCGCGTGATTTCGTGGAGTTGCCGTCGCAGCTTTACGAACATTGGCTGACCGTTCCGGAAATTCTGGAAAAATACGCGCTGCATTACGAAACTGGCGCATCCATGCCGAAAGAACTGCTGGACAAGGTGCTTGCGGCCCAGACCTTCAATGCCGGTTTCAGCACGGTGGAATTCACGTCTTCGGCAATCGTCGACATGGCGTTCCATACCCGGGAAAGCGTGAGCGATCCCATGGCTGTGCAAGGCGAGGTGCTCTCCGCGCTCAATATGCCGAAGTCCATTGTCATGCGGCATGCGACACCGCATTTCCAGCACGTGTTTTCGGGCGACGGATATTCTGCCGGCTATTATTCCTACATGTGGTCGGAAGTGCTGGACGCCGATGCCTTTTCGGCCTTCGAGGAAACCGGCAATCCCTTCGATGGTGAAATGGCGCGCAAATTGAAGGACAATATCTACTCCGTCGGCGGTTCCATCGATCCGGAGGAGGCCTATCTTGCTTTTCGCGGCAAGATGCCGAGCCCGGACGCCATGCTTTTGAAGCGTGGCCTCGTCTAA
- a CDS encoding winged helix-turn-helix transcriptional regulator: protein MGTKREKDSLAFLLNSGARLLNSAFERRISEAGLGLTPGEARALLTVAVVDGSKQSDIAARLGIEPMTICAYLDKLQSLNLIERQQDPQDRRSKRIVLTETSTDMLEAVRQEIDELVRHATQGLNEEEVALFRSFLQTLRNNLQPEQPGQNG from the coding sequence ATGGGCACTAAACGCGAAAAAGATTCATTGGCATTTTTGCTGAACAGCGGCGCGCGCCTGCTGAACAGTGCATTTGAGCGCCGTATTTCTGAGGCCGGACTGGGCCTGACACCCGGCGAGGCGAGAGCCTTGCTGACGGTTGCCGTTGTGGATGGCAGCAAGCAGTCGGACATCGCCGCCCGTCTCGGGATCGAACCCATGACAATCTGCGCCTATCTCGACAAGCTGCAATCGCTCAACCTCATCGAACGCCAGCAGGACCCTCAGGACAGGCGTTCCAAGCGCATCGTGCTGACGGAGACCTCCACCGACATGCTGGAAGCCGTGCGCCAGGAGATCGATGAACTCGTCCGCCATGCCACGCAGGGCCTGAATGAAGAGGAAGTCGCGCTCTTCCGCAGCTTCCTGCAGACGCTTCGCAACAATCTGCAGCCGGAACAGCCGGGCCAGAACGGCTGA
- a CDS encoding multidrug effflux MFS transporter: protein MSTRRTAILGALLTALAPISMSIYTPAMPELTRVFATTESAVKLSLSLYFAGFAIAQLLAGPASDAFGRRKASLVFLSIFLGGGLLAILAPTIEVLLFARLVQGIGASVGMTVARAVVRDQFAGAEASSIMNLIGIMLAVGPAMGPTIGGLSLAAFGWQSVFFLMAGLGAIAIFCVVVFLRETTVPDRSLIRPRRLLSAYGTLLTEPRFLLAALVLGGSIGALYAQATMLTFILINEVGMSPTAFGVGMLMQTGAYFFGSIALRYIAPRLGDRRSVMLGLCFSGMGGLLIMLSVFLVPPSFLSIMGPVAVATVGIALLTPSMVTAALAPFPHIAGSASAMMGFIQMGSGFAGGAAASLVGSPLTGFGIIIPVMEFTAVASYIGFRIVSKRQT from the coding sequence ATGTCAACAAGGCGCACGGCAATTCTTGGAGCGTTGCTGACGGCGCTGGCCCCCATTTCCATGTCGATCTACACGCCGGCCATGCCGGAGCTGACACGGGTTTTCGCCACCACCGAGTCCGCCGTAAAACTCAGTCTCTCCCTCTATTTTGCCGGTTTCGCCATAGCGCAGCTGCTTGCCGGGCCGGCGTCCGACGCCTTCGGGCGGCGCAAGGCGAGCCTCGTCTTCCTGTCGATCTTTCTCGGCGGCGGCTTGCTCGCCATCCTTGCCCCGACAATTGAAGTGCTGCTTTTTGCCCGGCTTGTCCAGGGCATAGGCGCCTCCGTTGGCATGACGGTGGCGCGCGCCGTGGTGCGGGATCAGTTTGCCGGCGCGGAAGCCTCCAGCATCATGAACCTCATCGGCATCATGCTGGCCGTCGGTCCCGCCATGGGACCGACAATCGGCGGGCTATCGCTTGCGGCTTTCGGCTGGCAATCGGTATTTTTCCTGATGGCCGGCCTCGGCGCCATCGCCATCTTCTGCGTGGTGGTTTTTCTGCGCGAAACGACGGTCCCGGACAGAAGCCTGATCCGTCCCCGTCGGCTCCTCTCAGCCTATGGGACGTTGTTGACCGAGCCGCGTTTTCTTCTCGCCGCACTGGTACTCGGCGGCTCCATAGGCGCGCTTTATGCGCAGGCGACCATGCTGACTTTCATCCTTATCAACGAAGTCGGCATGTCCCCCACAGCCTTCGGCGTCGGCATGCTGATGCAGACCGGCGCTTATTTCTTCGGCTCCATCGCCCTGCGTTATATCGCACCGCGGCTGGGCGACCGCCGTTCGGTCATGCTCGGCCTCTGTTTTTCCGGCATGGGTGGCCTTCTCATCATGCTGTCGGTGTTCCTGGTGCCGCCGTCCTTCCTCTCCATCATGGGCCCAGTGGCAGTGGCGACAGTCGGCATCGCCTTGCTGACGCCCTCGATGGTGACGGCCGCCCTTGCGCCCTTCCCGCACATTGCCGGTTCGGCATCGGCCATGATGGGTTTTATCCAGATGGGATCGGGTTTTGCGGGCGGAGCCGCGGCCTCGCTGGTCGGCTCGCCTCTCACCGGCTTTGGCATCATCATCCCGGTGATGGAGTTTACGGCAGTCGCAAGCTACATCGGCTTCAGGATCGTCTCCAAAAGACAGACGTGA
- a CDS encoding argininosuccinate synthase, which translates to MALPKDVKKVVLAYSGGLDTSIILKWLQTELGAEVVTFTADLGQGEELEPARKKAEMLGIKEIFIEDVREEFVRDFVFPMFRANAVYEGVYLLGTSIARPLISKHLIEIAKKTGADAIAHGATGKGNDQVRFELSAYALNPDIKIIAPWRDWTFKSRTDLLNFAEQHQIPVAKDKKGEAPFSVDANLLHSSSEGKVLEDPALEAPEYVHMRTISPEAAPDKATVIKVGFRKGDACSINGVEMSPATLLATLNNYGRENGIGRLDLVENRFVGMKSRGVYETPGGTILLAAHRAIESITLDRGAAHLKDELMPRYAELIYYGFWFSPEREMLQALIDKSQEHVEGEVTLKLYKGNVMVTGRESAKSLYSDALVTFEDDHGAYDQKDAAGFIKLNALRLRTLAKRNLSK; encoded by the coding sequence ATGGCACTCCCGAAAGACGTTAAGAAAGTCGTTCTCGCCTATTCCGGCGGCCTCGACACCTCGATTATCCTGAAGTGGCTTCAGACGGAACTCGGCGCGGAAGTCGTGACTTTCACCGCCGATCTCGGCCAGGGCGAAGAGCTTGAGCCGGCACGCAAGAAGGCCGAGATGCTGGGCATCAAGGAAATCTTCATCGAGGACGTCCGCGAAGAGTTCGTTCGGGATTTCGTGTTCCCGATGTTCCGTGCCAACGCCGTTTATGAAGGCGTCTATCTGCTCGGCACCTCCATTGCACGTCCGCTGATTTCCAAGCACCTGATCGAGATCGCCAAGAAGACCGGCGCCGACGCCATTGCGCATGGCGCCACCGGCAAGGGTAACGACCAGGTCCGTTTCGAGCTTTCGGCTTATGCGCTGAACCCGGATATCAAGATCATCGCCCCCTGGCGCGACTGGACGTTCAAGAGCCGTACCGACCTCCTGAACTTCGCCGAACAGCACCAGATTCCCGTTGCCAAGGACAAGAAGGGCGAAGCGCCTTTCTCGGTTGACGCCAACCTTCTGCATTCCTCCTCCGAGGGCAAGGTTCTGGAAGACCCGGCACTGGAAGCTCCGGAATATGTGCATATGCGCACCATCTCGCCGGAAGCGGCCCCGGACAAGGCAACCGTCATCAAGGTCGGTTTCCGCAAGGGCGATGCCTGCTCCATCAACGGCGTTGAAATGTCGCCGGCCACGCTTCTTGCAACGCTCAACAATTACGGTCGTGAAAACGGCATCGGTCGTCTCGATCTCGTTGAGAACCGTTTCGTCGGCATGAAGTCTCGCGGTGTTTACGAGACGCCCGGCGGCACCATCCTGCTGGCCGCGCATCGCGCGATCGAATCCATCACGCTTGACCGGGGTGCAGCACACCTCAAGGACGAGCTGATGCCGCGTTACGCCGAACTGATCTATTACGGCTTCTGGTTCTCGCCCGAGCGTGAAATGCTGCAGGCTCTGATCGACAAGAGCCAGGAACATGTGGAAGGCGAAGTGACGCTGAAGCTCTACAAGGGCAACGTCATGGTAACCGGCCGCGAGAGCGCCAAGTCGCTTTATTCCGACGCGCTGGTAACCTTCGAAGACGACCACGGTGCTTACGACCAGAAGGATGCGGCCGGCTTCATCAAGCTCAATGCGCTACGCTTGCGCACCCTGGCCAAGCGTAACCTCAGCAAGTAA
- a CDS encoding SDR family NAD(P)-dependent oxidoreductase produces the protein MTTIHPAFKEDNVAVITGAASGIGLAAARKFAGFGMSVVLADLDGDRLAAAHADILAVAKDGEAQIVAIPTDVSKLDELEALERAVIQRFGRVHVLMNNAGIQPGSAIFGPQTNWEKVINVNLMGVVNGSRVFGQGMIAHGEASLIINTGSKQGITTPPGDPAYNVSKAGVKAFTEALQHELRNIPNGAVSAHLLIPGFVFTGLTAHGRTEKPAGAWTGEQTVDFMVDSIGKGDFYILCPDGEVDRPTDEKRILWAAQDIVQNRPPLSRWHTEYSAAFTSFLKN, from the coding sequence ATGACGACCATCCACCCCGCATTCAAGGAAGATAATGTCGCCGTCATCACCGGTGCCGCATCCGGCATCGGACTTGCCGCCGCGCGCAAATTCGCCGGTTTCGGCATGAGCGTCGTGCTCGCTGATCTCGATGGCGACAGGCTCGCCGCAGCGCACGCGGATATTCTGGCCGTCGCAAAGGACGGCGAGGCGCAGATCGTCGCAATCCCCACCGACGTGTCGAAACTCGATGAGCTGGAAGCGCTGGAACGTGCTGTCATCCAGCGTTTCGGGCGGGTTCACGTGCTGATGAACAATGCCGGCATCCAGCCCGGAAGCGCCATTTTTGGCCCGCAGACCAATTGGGAAAAAGTCATCAACGTCAACCTGATGGGCGTGGTGAATGGCAGCCGCGTCTTCGGGCAGGGCATGATCGCCCATGGCGAGGCCTCGCTCATCATCAATACAGGCTCGAAACAGGGCATCACCACCCCGCCCGGCGATCCCGCCTATAATGTCTCGAAGGCGGGTGTAAAAGCCTTCACGGAAGCGCTCCAGCACGAACTGCGCAATATTCCGAACGGCGCAGTTTCCGCCCATCTCCTGATCCCTGGCTTCGTCTTTACGGGCCTGACGGCGCATGGCAGGACGGAAAAGCCGGCAGGGGCGTGGACCGGCGAGCAGACCGTCGACTTCATGGTCGACAGTATCGGCAAGGGTGATTTCTACATCCTTTGCCCCGATGGCGAAGTGGATCGCCCGACGGACGAGAAGCGCATTCTCTGGGCGGCTCAGGATATCGTGCAGAACCGTCCGCCGCTGTCGCGCTGGCACACGGAATATTCCGCCGCCTTCACCAGCTTCCTGAAAAACTGA
- a CDS encoding LysE family translocator, which yields MDFVPSLPTLAAFTIAILLLAVTPGPDMTLWISRSLREGRTAGFMTLLGTNIGITVHTMLVAFGVAALIVASPTAFMILKTGGAAYLVWLAIQAIRKGSDFVMVKTTDEKPQSSLKGALLNGIWVNLLNPKIIIFFMTFLPQFVSASDPHVTGKLIFLGLWSIIVALPIGIGIVIAADVLSAWLQRNRKVLRGLDYTIAGVFSVFAFKIFFTQAR from the coding sequence ATGGATTTCGTTCCAAGCCTGCCAACACTTGCCGCCTTCACCATCGCCATATTGCTCCTGGCGGTAACGCCCGGACCCGACATGACGTTGTGGATCAGCCGTTCGCTACGCGAGGGCCGCACAGCGGGTTTCATGACCCTTCTGGGAACCAATATCGGCATCACCGTACATACGATGCTTGTCGCTTTCGGTGTTGCCGCGCTCATCGTTGCCTCACCGACCGCCTTCATGATCCTAAAGACCGGCGGCGCCGCCTATCTGGTCTGGCTCGCCATTCAGGCGATCCGCAAGGGTTCGGATTTCGTGATGGTCAAGACGACCGACGAAAAACCGCAATCTTCCCTGAAGGGGGCCTTGCTGAACGGTATCTGGGTCAATCTGTTGAACCCGAAGATCATCATCTTTTTCATGACCTTCCTGCCGCAATTCGTCAGCGCATCCGATCCGCACGTCACCGGCAAGCTGATTTTTCTTGGGCTCTGGTCCATCATCGTGGCACTGCCGATCGGCATCGGTATCGTTATCGCCGCCGATGTCCTCTCCGCCTGGCTGCAACGCAACAGGAAGGTTCTGCGCGGGCTGGACTATACGATCGCCGGCGTCTTTTCGGTTTTCGCCTTCAAGATTTTCTTCACGCAAGCGCGCTGA